A stretch of Anaeromyxobacter dehalogenans 2CP-1 DNA encodes these proteins:
- a CDS encoding ribose-phosphate pyrophosphokinase gives MASNGHYPDYRVFCGNANRPLAEAIAKELGRPLARATVGRFSDGEIQVEIGENVRGLDTFIIQSTSPDANTNLMELLIMIDALKRASAGSINAVLPYYGYARQDRKVAPRVPITAKLIADLIEAAGATRVVSMDMHAGQIQGFFNVPFDHLYAAPVLLEHMRKRFDGSAHDLVIVSPDAGGVERARAYSKRLGAGLGIVDKRRTKPNVAEIMNVIGDVNGKVAVLLDDMIDTAGTLTQAANALVDKGATRVFAYATHAVLSGPAVDRIMKSPIEEVVVTDSIQLAPPAAACPKIRTLSVAGLLAEAIRRIHSADSLSSLFV, from the coding sequence ATGGCGAGCAACGGTCACTATCCGGACTACCGGGTCTTCTGCGGCAACGCGAACCGGCCGCTGGCCGAGGCGATCGCGAAGGAGCTCGGGCGCCCGCTGGCCCGCGCCACCGTGGGCCGCTTCTCCGACGGCGAGATCCAGGTCGAGATCGGCGAGAACGTCCGCGGCCTCGACACGTTCATCATCCAGTCCACCTCGCCGGACGCGAACACCAACCTGATGGAGCTGCTCATCATGATCGACGCGCTGAAGCGCGCGTCGGCCGGCTCGATCAACGCGGTGCTGCCCTACTACGGCTACGCGCGCCAGGACCGGAAGGTCGCGCCGCGCGTGCCCATCACCGCGAAGCTGATCGCCGACCTCATCGAGGCCGCCGGGGCGACGCGCGTGGTCTCGATGGACATGCACGCCGGGCAGATCCAGGGCTTCTTCAACGTGCCCTTCGACCACCTCTACGCCGCGCCGGTGCTGCTCGAGCACATGCGCAAGCGCTTCGACGGCAGCGCGCACGACCTCGTCATCGTCTCGCCGGACGCGGGCGGCGTCGAGCGGGCGCGCGCCTACTCGAAGCGGCTCGGCGCGGGCCTCGGCATCGTGGACAAGCGGCGCACCAAGCCGAACGTCGCCGAGATCATGAACGTGATCGGCGACGTGAACGGCAAGGTGGCGGTGCTGCTCGACGACATGATCGACACCGCCGGCACGCTCACCCAGGCGGCGAACGCGCTCGTGGACAAGGGCGCGACGCGGGTGTTCGCGTACGCGACGCACGCGGTGCTGTCCGGCCCGGCGGTGGACCGGATCATGAAGAGCCCGATCGAGGAGGTGGTGGTGACCGACTCGATCCAGCTCGCCCCGCCCGCCGCGGCCTGCCCGAAGATCCGGACGCTCTCGGTCGCCGGCCTGCTCGCCGAGGCCATTCGCCGCATCCACTCGGCCGATTCGCTCAGCTCGCTGTTCGTCTAG
- the spoVG gene encoding septation regulator SpoVG has translation MEITEVRVFPVNEEKLKAYVTITLDHCFVIRDLKVIHGNTGLFIAMPAKRRKDGTFKDIAHPLNSDTREKMERTILAEYDRELKKGGAAPARATGTDPHED, from the coding sequence ATGGAGATCACCGAGGTCCGCGTCTTCCCGGTCAACGAGGAGAAGCTCAAGGCCTACGTGACGATCACGCTGGATCACTGCTTCGTGATCCGCGACCTGAAGGTGATCCACGGCAACACCGGCCTGTTCATCGCGATGCCGGCCAAGCGCCGCAAGGACGGCACGTTCAAGGACATCGCCCATCCGCTCAACTCGGACACGCGCGAGAAGATGGAGCGCACCATCCTCGCCGAGTACGACCGCGAGCTGAAGAAGGGCGGGGCGGCGCCGGCACGTGCCACGGGCACGGACCCCCACGAGGATTGA
- the ispE gene encoding 4-(cytidine 5'-diphospho)-2-C-methyl-D-erythritol kinase, with protein sequence MRLVTLAPAKVNLVLRVGPVRADGYHDLRTLMVPLDLGDRVDVRVSPRRGPVRCTVPGRPELDGPENLAARAAEAFRRRFGVDRAVSIRIEKRTPVTAGLGGGSSDAAAVLRCLARALRVRDGAALAALALEIGSDVPFFLGPGPAWAAGRGERLSRAEVPPLDLVLVYPADPSLAIRAGDAYRWLDEARASGSQAPRRLGRPGRWRPTLLGNDLQAPCVARKPALQALLGLLVGAGATAAIMSGSGPTVFGIFPGRGAARGAALAIQGRAKGGAAGVQVLLARTVRRHPRVSPWRSPRSASSRSTRRSSRPT encoded by the coding sequence GTGCGCCTCGTCACGCTCGCCCCGGCCAAGGTGAACCTCGTGCTCCGCGTGGGCCCGGTCCGCGCGGACGGCTACCACGACCTCCGCACGCTGATGGTCCCGCTCGACCTCGGCGATCGCGTGGACGTCCGCGTGTCGCCGCGCCGCGGGCCGGTCCGCTGCACGGTGCCGGGCCGGCCGGAGCTGGACGGCCCGGAGAACCTGGCGGCGCGCGCCGCCGAGGCGTTCCGCCGGCGCTTCGGCGTCGATCGCGCGGTGTCGATCCGGATCGAGAAGCGTACGCCGGTGACCGCCGGGCTGGGCGGGGGCTCCTCCGACGCGGCGGCGGTGCTCCGCTGCCTCGCCCGCGCGCTGCGGGTGCGCGACGGCGCGGCGCTCGCCGCGCTCGCGCTCGAGATCGGCTCGGACGTTCCGTTCTTCCTCGGCCCCGGGCCGGCGTGGGCGGCGGGGCGCGGCGAGCGGCTCTCCCGCGCCGAGGTGCCGCCGCTCGACCTCGTGCTCGTGTATCCGGCCGATCCTTCGCTCGCGATCCGGGCGGGCGACGCCTACCGCTGGCTGGACGAGGCGCGCGCCAGCGGGTCGCAGGCCCCGCGGCGTCTGGGCCGTCCGGGGCGGTGGCGTCCGACCCTGCTGGGGAACGATCTCCAGGCGCCCTGCGTGGCGCGAAAGCCCGCGCTCCAGGCGCTGCTTGGGCTGCTTGTGGGGGCGGGGGCGACGGCCGCTATAATGTCCGGCAGCGGGCCGACCGTCTTCGGAATCTTCCCGGGCCGAGGCGCGGCGCGCGGGGCGGCGTTAGCGATCCAGGGCAGGGCGAAGGGGGGCGCGGCTGGCGTGCAGGTCCTCCTTGCGCGGACGGTGCGACGGCATCCGAGGGTATCGCCATGGAGATCACCGAGGTCCGCGTCTTCCCGGTCAACGAGGAGAAGCTCAAGGCCTACGTGA
- a CDS encoding SH3 domain-containing protein has product MNPTFARAAACAALLAAAGCRSAFAPEPVLKLSSAPAAEHPATVVQAAELRSGPDGLAKVLGTVAAGTTVTASDKPIRGFLRVRTADGKSGYVPQAAVSATAAASAPASAPTGAAAP; this is encoded by the coding sequence ATGAACCCGACGTTCGCCCGCGCGGCCGCCTGTGCCGCGCTGCTCGCCGCGGCCGGTTGCCGCAGCGCCTTCGCTCCCGAGCCCGTGCTCAAGCTCTCCTCGGCGCCCGCCGCCGAGCACCCCGCCACCGTGGTCCAGGCCGCCGAGCTCCGCTCCGGTCCCGACGGGCTCGCCAAGGTGCTCGGGACCGTCGCGGCCGGCACGACGGTGACCGCGTCCGACAAGCCCATCCGCGGCTTCCTGCGCGTGCGCACCGCCGACGGCAAGTCCGGCTACGTGCCGCAGGCGGCGGTCTCCGCCACCGCCGCGGCCAGCGCGCCGGCGTCGGCGCCGACCGGCGCGGCCGCGCCGTAG
- a CDS encoding cupredoxin domain-containing protein — MSRTAILPLAALAAVLALAPACKGDDAKEQVVKITVTKNGYEPWRIEAKAGRPLTLVMTRVTDQTCATEIVIPDLGMNVPLPLNETVMVRVVPQKTGELRFSCGMKMFQGVIDVR; from the coding sequence ATGTCCCGCACCGCGATCCTGCCGCTCGCCGCCCTCGCCGCCGTCCTCGCGCTCGCCCCTGCCTGCAAGGGCGACGACGCGAAGGAGCAGGTGGTGAAGATCACCGTCACGAAGAACGGCTACGAGCCCTGGCGCATCGAGGCCAAGGCGGGCCGGCCGCTCACGCTCGTCATGACCCGCGTCACCGACCAGACCTGCGCCACCGAGATCGTGATCCCGGACCTCGGGATGAACGTCCCGCTGCCGCTCAACGAGACGGTGATGGTGCGGGTCGTGCCGCAGAAGACGGGCGAGCTCCGCTTCTCCTGCGGCATGAAGATGTTCCAGGGCGTCATCGACGTGAGGTGA
- a CDS encoding uracil phosphoribosyltransferase produces MRDLSYDHVPYRMSEIEHRYGENVHIVANPFLLGALATLCSKETRQPAINRLVRLLYEDLIRTVMNHEFPRRRVAVPTRMIDSSPQAIFEGEVVDRQVRAVTVNIARAGAVPSQLVYDLLNETLEPSLVRQDHIIMSRMLGENEEVVGAGIGGMKIGGDVDDAFLLFPDPMGATGSSLATAIETYKKKVPGKARRIVNIHLIVTPEYLRNMTKAHPDVRIYAIRLDRGLSPPDVLATVPGTRWDEERGLDDHQYIVPGGGGFGEIMNNAYV; encoded by the coding sequence GTGCGAGACCTGAGCTACGACCACGTCCCCTACCGGATGAGCGAGATCGAGCACCGGTACGGCGAGAACGTCCACATCGTCGCGAACCCCTTCCTGCTGGGCGCGCTCGCCACGCTGTGCTCGAAGGAGACCCGCCAGCCGGCCATCAACCGGCTGGTCCGGCTGCTGTACGAGGACCTCATCCGCACCGTGATGAACCACGAGTTCCCGCGGCGCCGGGTGGCGGTCCCCACCCGCATGATCGACAGCTCGCCGCAGGCGATCTTCGAGGGCGAGGTGGTCGACCGGCAGGTGCGCGCGGTGACGGTGAACATCGCCCGCGCCGGCGCGGTCCCGTCGCAGCTCGTCTACGACCTGCTCAACGAGACGCTCGAGCCGTCGCTGGTCCGCCAGGATCACATCATCATGAGCCGGATGCTGGGCGAGAACGAGGAGGTCGTCGGCGCCGGCATCGGCGGGATGAAGATCGGCGGGGACGTGGACGACGCGTTCCTGCTCTTCCCGGACCCGATGGGCGCGACCGGCTCGTCGCTCGCGACCGCCATCGAGACCTACAAGAAGAAGGTGCCGGGGAAGGCGAGGCGGATCGTGAACATCCACCTCATCGTCACCCCCGAGTACCTGCGCAACATGACGAAGGCCCACCCCGACGTGCGGATCTACGCGATCCGGCTCGACCGCGGCCTCTCCCCGCCCGACGTCCTCGCGACCGTCCCCGGCACGCGCTGGGACGAGGAGCGCGGGCTCGACGACCACCAGTACATCGTCCCCGGGGGCGGCGGCTTCGGGGAGATCATGAACAACGCCTATGTCTAG
- the hpt gene encoding hypoxanthine phosphoribosyltransferase, with protein sequence MSSSRAGLDVLISEADLRARVAQMGADITRDYAGKNLVVIGVLKGSFIFLADLVRAVDLPLSVDFIGISSYQGTRTTGVVQITSDLTRPIDGKDVLLVEDIIDTGLTMRYLLENLSTRKPASVRIAALLEKPARAQVKIPIDYRGFVIGDEFVVGYGLDWDGKMRNLPFIGVPRT encoded by the coding sequence ATGTCTAGCAGCCGCGCCGGCCTCGACGTGCTCATCTCCGAGGCGGACCTCCGGGCCCGCGTCGCGCAGATGGGCGCCGACATCACCCGCGACTACGCGGGGAAGAACCTCGTCGTCATCGGCGTGCTGAAGGGCAGCTTCATCTTCCTCGCCGACCTGGTGCGCGCGGTCGACCTGCCGCTGTCGGTGGACTTCATCGGCATCAGCTCGTACCAGGGCACCCGCACCACCGGCGTCGTCCAGATCACGAGCGACCTCACCCGGCCCATCGACGGCAAGGACGTGCTGCTCGTCGAGGACATCATCGACACCGGCCTCACCATGCGGTACCTGCTCGAGAACCTCTCGACCCGCAAGCCGGCCAGCGTGCGCATCGCCGCGCTCCTCGAGAAGCCCGCGCGCGCGCAGGTGAAGATCCCCATCGACTACCGCGGCTTCGTCATCGGCGACGAGTTCGTGGTCGGCTACGGGCTCGACTGGGACGGCAAGATGCGGAACCTGCCGTTCATCGGGGTGCCGCGGACCTGA